The DNA region TTGGGACAAGTGTTCAGGCATCGCGAGCAGCACGCAAGTAGCTTTAGACTAAGCAGCGACAAACTACCTTCGAACGAGAATCTTCCCTGGACTGCGATGGCTGGTAGTGCTGGTGTTCGTGACACTTTGACTCGCCTCATTGACATCAGCGTTCGCTATGGCGGCCACTGCGTTAGCGAGACTGAGCTAAAGCAGCAATTGTACCAACAGATATTCGAACTGATAGATTTGGTTTTGGACGGACGAAGGACTTACTTGGAAAGCGTGCGCGACTCAGAAAAGTTCAATGTGCTGCAACAGCAGTTTGAGGCTCAGCGAAGAGAACTTATTTCCGTGATGAGTAAGTATTCTATGGCATTCTATTCGTAGTTAACActtcttaaattttttatttagttaaaGATCGCCAATACGAGTACGCCGCAAAGCTCGCTGAGAAGTACCTCGACTTTCAGAGCCTGGTGCTTATCTGCGACGAGACGCAGGACAAAGAGCGACTGGACGATTACACCCGCAAGTACGAGGAATATGACTTCTCGCAGTTTGCCATCAACTGGCATCTGCGCCAGAACCGGCACGGCGAGGTCTTCGAACGCTTCAAGGGCAACCAGACGGCTTTGGCTCAGTTCATGCGCGACCATCCGTCCCTAGGCTGGATCCAGCTAATATTCAACGGTGACTTCGAGCGGGCTGCCAAGGTACTCTACGAATTGGCCCAGTGCGAAACGGAGTTTGTGGCCCGCAAGAAGTCTATGCTGTCGCTAGCCAAACTGGCGGCCTTCGCGGCAGCCGAATCCGATTTAACTGCCCAAGTGGAGAAGATCAATGCAGATCTAACGCTGGTCGAATATCAATCGCAACTGGGCCATGACGTACTGGAAAGCTTTGGCTTCGATCCAACAGAACAGAAGGTGCTCAAAGCAGAGGAGATTATCAACGTAAGATTGCACAAATTGTGATCCTATTGTAATATTATAATGGTTACCGTATTATACACAGCTTAACATTGCCGAGGAAAATGAAACTGCCACCGAAACGGAGTTCCGTAAAGCTTTAGAACTTCTGAGCTACGTGGAACAGCCCTACGATATGCGGCACAAGATCTGGTGTGCAGCCATAAAGCGCGATAACTGGACGGACTACGATCCCAACAATGCTGTGCATTACATGCAAAAGTTGCTCTTCTTCAAGATCATCGAAATCTCGCAGCTGATGGGCCACGAGTCggagaactttttgccactaaTGGAAGACTTTCTGGAGAGCGTGGAGCTCGGCGACTTGCCGCAGCAGAAAGCGTTCCAGTATCTGTTGAAACTGACCTACGAGTATGTGGCCGACATGTTCAAACAGCCAGACGATATGGAAGTCTAATCAAGCACCTTACATGTCGTTTATTAAAGTTTACGTTAAGAATTTAAAATGATGGCTGGTGTTCTTGGACGGTGGACAGTTGCCTGCCTTGTTGTTGCGTCGCTCAAACGCAAgcattataaaatattataaactAAGTTGCTTTGTCACAGCCGGGCTCTGCCGGCGAAAGTATCTGAAGTGTGGCGAGCGGAGAGCCGGAAGCCCATCAAGTGTTCGGGGCAACTCTAGAGTCGGCCCGGCTCGCAGCTGTGCTGCTTGCATTTGTCGCCGGTGCGCATCAGTTTAACTTTGATCATGACGGACGAAACAACGCCGCTTACCGATGCCATTCCCAGTAGCTCAGGATATGTTATCCTGCCGCCGTATCAGGGACCGGAGCGTGTCTTTCCGGGTGGCGTTTCTCCGCGCTCGCGACGCAACAAGATGCGGCAGTTCCAGTGCTGCATGGGCATCACCTTTCTGTGAGTGTGAATTAAGGAGTGCGGAAAAGAAGAAATTATTTTGCTCGTGTTAAAGTTAACCATACTGAGTTGACACCTCATCATTATTCCTAAAAACTATTGGTATAGACACTTTACTCGTTGAATTGATTTTGTGAAGGTTCCCCAAAATTTCGAGCCTTAAATAACCACATTAACCAgttgttgcatacttttgacctcttttaaagaaatttaaacagTGCGAAGGGATTTTCTAGCACCCTTCTAGCGGATATTTAATACTCCATTATTAACCCATTGTGAACGTTTAGTCGCGCTTAACCGCAGCAAGCAAACCACAAAGTAATTTCACTTTCCCAACCGCAGTGCGATTGTATTCACCGCCCTGTGCCTGGCCCTGGTGTTCAGCGATTCCCTGGGCAGAGCGGATGGGGGTCCCAGTTTCTTTTTCGTCGTCAATGGATCGGATAGCGAATTGCCCCCAGACAGGCCACTGCCAGACGAACTGGCGGCAGAATGGGCGCTGCAGCAGGCGGCATTGGGCCATCAGGATGGTGCCCAGGCGGTCAGTGCTGGGATTAAGGCATTGGGAGATAGGGAAATACTGGAGGAGGGTCTGCAGCCCAACGAGGTGAATACGCCGTCCTTTCGCCACTATCGTTCCCTGAGCACGAATCCAGAGGCGAGAAAACTGGCGCGGCGCGGCTATGTGGAGAACCAGGCCACCATGGATATAGCCAAGAGGTTTAACTACACCAAACAGCCGGGGCGCAGCAACATCGGTTGGGGACCCAAGATAGTCCTACCCGATCCTACGGTGCTCCGTTTGGATTGCGATTTCAATGCACGCTATAGAAGATCCACCGGCGTGTgtaacaataaacaacatcCCAGGACTTACGGAGCATCTATGGTTCCGTACCGTCGCATGGTATCTCCGGACTATGCGGATGGTATTGCTGCTCCTCGCGGTAGTCATCATGAACGGTTACCGCCCGCACGTCAGGTCTCTCTGAAAATCCATCGTTCCAGCTACGAGACGGACTCGAATTTCACGGTGATGCTGGCCGTTTTTGGTCAGTTCATGGACCACGACATCACAGCCACTTCGCTTACCACCTCGCAGGAGGGTGAGTCCATTGATTGCTGTGTGGCTGCCACTCGCGAGCAGCATCCGGAATGCTATCCGGTTGATATACTGCCAGATGATCCCTACTACAAGCAGTACAACATCAGTTGCATGAATTTCGTGAGATCTGCTCCAGCGCCCACGGGTAGATTTGGTCCACGGATGCAGCTGAACCAGGCGACGGCCTTTATCGACGCCTCCGTCGTTTATGGCAATCTGGAGCAGCGGCAGAATCAGCTTCGAAGCTTTATCAATGGATCGTTGCGCATGTTTGTCACTGATGATGGTCGCCAGCTGCTGCCCATCTCATCCAATCCGGCAGATGGCTGCAATCGTGTCCAGATGACGCGACTGGGTAAATACTGCTTCGAATCCGGCGATGATCGGGCCAATGAGAACCTGCTGCTCACATCCATGCATCTGCTGTGGGCTAGACATCACAACTATTTGGCTCGGCAGCTGCAGGAGCAGAATCCACACTGGGAAGACGAGCGCCTCTACCAGGAGGCCCGCAAGATTCTAGGTGCCCAGATGGCGCACATCACATACAATGAGTTTTTGCCAGTGCTGCTCGGAAAGAATCTCAGCGAGGCCAAGGGCTTGCTGCCAGCCAAACACAATCTAAATGCTCCGGATACCTACGATCCGGAGGTGGATCCAACTATTGCCAATTGCTTTGCAGCGGCCGCATTCCGCTTTGCACACACCCTTCTGCCGGGATTGTTCAATATCTCGAGGGATAACAGTAGTGCCGAGGCCATGGAACTGCACAAGATGCTCTTCAATCCATTCTCCCTGTGGGC from Drosophila santomea strain STO CAGO 1482 chromosome 3R, Prin_Dsan_1.1, whole genome shotgun sequence includes:
- the LOC120451941 gene encoding chorion peroxidase, which codes for MTDETTPLTDAIPSSSGYVILPPYQGPERVFPGGVSPRSRRNKMRQFQCCMGITFLAIVFTALCLALVFSDSLGRADGGPSFFFVVNGSDSELPPDRPLPDELAAEWALQQAALGHQDGAQAVSAGIKALGDREILEEGLQPNEVNTPSFRHYRSLSTNPEARKLARRGYVENQATMDIAKRFNYTKQPGRSNIGWGPKIVLPDPTVLRLDCDFNARYRRSTGVCNNKQHPRTYGASMVPYRRMVSPDYADGIAAPRGSHHERLPPARQVSLKIHRSSYETDSNFTVMLAVFGQFMDHDITATSLTTSQEGESIDCCVAATREQHPECYPVDILPDDPYYKQYNISCMNFVRSAPAPTGRFGPRMQLNQATAFIDASVVYGNLEQRQNQLRSFINGSLRMFVTDDGRQLLPISSNPADGCNRVQMTRLGKYCFESGDDRANENLLLTSMHLLWARHHNYLARQLQEQNPHWEDERLYQEARKILGAQMAHITYNEFLPVLLGKNLSEAKGLLPAKHNLNAPDTYDPEVDPTIANCFAAAAFRFAHTLLPGLFNISRDNSSAEAMELHKMLFNPFSLWAEHGIDHALMTAANTPVMQVDRFFSLEVTQKLFEGTAEDRVPLCGLDLVSLNIQRGRDHGIPSYPVFRRHCRLPPVDTWAEMSLAIDNATLDSIRQIYESPQDVDVYTGALSEPPLDGAIFGPLLSCMVSDQFLRLKLGDSHWYERKMSPQKFTKAQLAEIYKTSLAAIICRNSDGITRVREHVMQRLRDGGNPHVDCQDLEGSHFNFEPWSEKQQPQELHSTGISRGSSSVRVMSKANHQVRNVTLHIDKEI